ttaattttttatgcagAAAAAACATTAAtacattttaataaattattacaaACGAAACTTGATACGATTtattttttcgtttttatttataatataatgcGGGGGAATTCGAAGTATCCAAAGCAGCAAGTGACGTTTTCTTTTTCTCGAGCCGAGAAGATTTGGCGAACCAAATTTGATCCACCCacgaaataaaaattaaaaagaaaaaaaaaatctacgtTAACGGCTTCTGCTATCAAATCCCACAAACTCTTATTTATCTACATGGCCATTGCCATTCGAAGTTCCATCGCATTGAATTACGCTATCATCTGCACAGACATTTTCAGACTCAGACGACGTGCTTTGCCCACGGCTACGATCCAAATCTTGATTACCAAATGACTCAATTATGGAGTCATCGCGTGCCCCTCCAACTTCACATAATTCTCCACAGGCTCCCACTtgttcatcatcatcatcatcatccatATAATCATCATCCATATCTGAATCCATCAAATGCAATCGGTTCTCACACAAATCTCCTCCATGAGCATCTTTCCACTCATCGTCATCACTATCTATCTCCAGCAACAAAGACCGGTTTTGTGTAGCCCGCTTCCGGAGCATGAAGACATTGAAATAATaacttactatttcatttttcgttCGCGTTGGGAAAGCTGCACTGAGGTGTTTCCAAAAATTTCTACCACGTGAACTGGGATTAGAGAATATGATCTCATGGAAAAGGTGTTCATCATTTGCATTCCACCTGCATGCCACTTCCTCACCCATGTCATAAAAACCCAGCTCTGAGAAACTCTCTTCACCAATGACCTCTCTAAATGTTTCTCTCGCTCCCTTGACATGTTGACGCACACATCTCATGGATCCCACATCTGGGCAGCAACAATCTGTTCTGCCTTGTCCAACTTTAGCTCCGTTTACGATTGAATCATCAGGCATTGGAGTAACACAAGTTCCCATAAGCCTTTGCTGCCTGACATCAGAACCCAAACAATCTTTAGGAAGGTTCCTGTCCCATGGCAGAACTTCAGCTTGATGATCTGGTCCAACAGGAACTTCTTTACTAACATAATTGAATAGAGatgattcaaaatttgaatcatCGGGAATTGGCACATTACAAGTTCCAGTTGGTTTTTGCTGCGTACGGTTGCCAGAATTGAAGTAATGTAATGAATCAGTAACATTCACACCCCAAGGAAGACCTTCAGCTTGACGATCTGGTCCAATGGGAATTTCTTTTCTAGGAGAACAACTGAACAACGAAAAGTATGGATTCTCCAACTGTTCTGGGAACTGGAAAGGTATGCTGAAGTCAAAATATGGTTGAAAATAAGACCCGAACGTGGCATCCTCCAGCCCTGTATCTTCCTCACTACTGCTGCTGGTGACCCATGACAAGGGAGCACTTGTCTCTAATTCCTTGTCATCCACAGGTGCAGTATCAGTGTGGACTCCGTAGAGCCTCCTATCATGTCGTAACTTATAATAGCCGCTGTCAGCTTCACCTGGCACTCA
This window of the Primulina huaijiensis isolate GDHJ02 chromosome 3, ASM1229523v2, whole genome shotgun sequence genome carries:
- the LOC140974555 gene encoding uncharacterized protein, giving the protein MGVKRPFEEEFPELSLKQHKQFDQENKIILCEEDFPSAFTSPNTDSFGEADSGYYKLRHDRRLYGVHTDTAPVDDKELETSAPLSWVTSSSSEEDTGLEDATFGSYFQPYFDFSIPFQFPEQLENPYFSLFSCSPRKEIPIGPDRQAEGLPWGVNVTDSLHYFNSGNRTQQKPTGTCNVPIPDDSNFESSLFNYVSKEVPVGPDHQAEVLPWDRNLPKDCLGSDVRQQRLMGTCVTPMPDDSIVNGAKVGQGRTDCCCPDVGSMRCVRQHVKGARETFREVIGEESFSELGFYDMGEEVACRWNANDEHLFHEIIFSNPSSRGRNFWKHLSAAFPTRTKNEIVSYYFNVFMLRKRATQNRSLLLEIDSDDDEWKDAHGGDLCENRLHLMDSDMDDDYMDDDDDDEQVGACGELCEVGGARDDSIIESFGNQDLDRSRGQSTSSESENVCADDSVIQCDGTSNGNGHVDK